The segment GGCCGAAGTTGTCCCGGTCCGGCACGGAGTGCGCCGGATTGTCGTCCTCGTGGATGGCGTACGATTCTTCCTGTTTCTGGCCGTTCAGGTAAAGTTCTTTGTTCTTCACCTCGATGGTGTCTCCCGGAAGCCCCACGACCCTTTTGATGAAATCTTTCGACTCATCTTTCGGGAAACGGAAGACGATGATATCGCCTCGATGCGGCTCCCGGATCGGAATCAAGGTCACGTCGGTAAAGGGGAGACGAACGCCATAGATGAATTTATTCACCAAGATATGATCGCCGATGTTCAGCGTCGGAATCATCGAGCCCGACGGAATCTTAAACGCCTGCACGACGAACGTCCGGATCACCAACGCCAGGATGATGGCGATGACCAGCGTTTCGGCGTACTCCCGAATCGTCGATTTTAATTTGTTCTCTTCAGGCAAGGCTAATCCTGAACTTTCAGGACTGCAAGAAAGGCTTCCTGTGGAATCTCCACCCGGCCGACCTGCTTCATTCTTTTCTTGCCTTCCTTCTGCTTCTCCCATAATTTCCTCTTTCGCGTAATATCTCCGCCGTAACACTTGGCGGTCACATTCTTCTTCATGGCGCTGACGGTCTCCCGCGCGATGATCTTGCTCCCGATGGCCGCTTGAATGGCGACTTCGAACATCTGTTTGGGGATGAGCTCTTTCATCTTCTCGGCGAGCTGCCGCGCCCGCACCTGGGATTTGTCTTTTGCGGCGATGAAAGAGAGGGCATCGACCGTTTCGCCGTTGAGCATGATATCGACCTTCACCAGATCGGCCTCCCGGTAGCCGATGAATTCATAATCGAGCGAAGCGTATCCTTTCGAGAGCGATTTCAGCCGGTCGTAGAAATCGAGAATCACTTCATTCAGCGGGAGCTCATACTTCACCATGACCCGTCCGACATCGAGGTATTTCATATCCTTCTGTGTCCCGCGCCGATCTTGGCTGAGCTTCATGATCGATCCCAAAAACTCATCTTTCGTGATGATCACCCCTTCGATAAAGGGCTCCTCAAAACCGGCGATCAGGTTGGGCGCGGGGAGCTTCGCCGGATTATCGATGTGAAGCACCTTTCCTTTGACCGTGGTCACCCGGTAGACGACTGTCGGCGCCGTGCTGATGAGGGAGAGCCGATATTCCCTTTCGAGCCGCTCTTTAATAATCTCCATATGGAGCAGGCCCAAGAAGCCGCATCGAAACCCGAAGCCGAGCGCTAAAGAGGTCTCCGGCTCATATTTGAACGACGAGTCATTGAGTCGAAGTTTTTCGAGCGCGTCCCGCAGGTCTTCGTAGCGGTCGGTGTCGATGGTGTAGAGGCCGCAGAAGACCATCGGCTTGACTTCTTTATAGCCGGGGATCGCCTCGGCCGCGGGGCGTTTCGCGTCGGTGATCGTGTCGCCGATCTTCGTCTCGCTGACGTTCCGGATCCCCGAGATGACGCAACCGACCTCCCCGACCGAGAGCGAGGTCGCTTCTTCCGCTTTCGGCGTAAAAACGCCGAGGGAGAGGACTTCGTGCTCGATCCCGTTCGACATCAGCTTAATCTGAGATCCCTTGCGGATCGTTCCATCGACCACTTTGACCAGGACGACCGCCCCCTGGTAGTTGTCGAACCAGGAATCGAAGATCAGCGCGCGAAGCGGCGCATCTGCCTTTCCGGACGGAGGGGGAACGCGGCGGATCACCGCCTCCAAGATCTCTTTGATCCCCTTTCCCTCTTTCGCGCTGGCGAGGATCGCCTCCGAGGCGTCGAGGCCGAGGATATCCTCGATCTGCTGTTTGGTCTTCTCAACGTCGGCGCTGGGGAGGTCAATCTTGTTGATCACGGGGATAATCTCAAGATTGTTGTCGATGGCGAGATAAGCGTTGGCGATCGTTTGCGCCTCCACCCCTTGAGTGGCATCGACCACCAGGAGGGCCCCTTCGCACGCGGCGAGGCTTCGGGAGACCTCATAGGTAAAATCGACGTGTCCCGGTGTATCAATCAGATGGAAGAGATAATCATGCCCATCGTCCGCCCGATACTTTAACCGAACGGCATGGGCTTTGATCGTGATCCCCCGCTCCCGCTCCAGATCCATATCGTCGAGGAGCTGATCTTTGAACTCTCGCGGGGTGACCGCCCCGGTTTTCTCCAACAGGCGGTCCGCCAGTGTTGATTTTCCATGATCAATATGGGCAATAATCGAAAAATTTCTGATATACTCTTGCAAGTCGCACTTCCCTAAAACTATAAACTTTAGAATTATATTGATTTTCGACCCCATTGTCAAAAGGGAAAAGTGCGCTCACCCTTACTTTAAAACGGACCGAATCACGGTTCTACTCACGGTTCTACTGCAGAAGGCCCACCACTCTTCCACGCTTATCCCGGTCCGAGCACACGTGCGTTGCATGGTTCGTTTGCAGGGGCGTATCCTCGACACGCCCCTGCCTTCTTGATGGAAGAAGAATCAAAGAAACCCGTTCATTTTTCTTGCAAAAGGGGGCACAATTTAATAACATTTTAATAAAGTTTTCATTTCAGCTTAATATCTTTCACATAAACTGCGCCTAAGGAGGCTTTCTTTCTTTACTTTCTTTTATGATACTTAAAAAGTTCAACCTGAAAATCAAATTCTCGCTTCTCATCGGCGCCCTGCTTGGTTTGACCCTCTCGCTCTCCTATCTGATTACCTCCCGACTGATGACCGAATCATTGACCGAAGAGGTGACCCTCCGAGCGGCTTCGATCGCCCAGGGGATCGCTCAATACAGCCAAGAGGCCATTTTAACGCGAGACCGGCTCGCCTTGGAAACAATGATCAGCGAAGCCTCCAAAGATCCGGCCATCCTTTATATTTTCATCGTGGACGTAAAACAGAATATTCTCGCTCATACCGATATGACGCAGCAAGGACGAACGTATTCTCCTTCAGTAGGAGGAGGACAGCGGCAGCTCATGGGGGGGGTCGAGTTGCTGACCTCGCATGATCTGGACGGGCGGGAGCGTCTTGACGTGATCACCCCTATTCTCTTCGCCGGTCAACAGGTGATCGGCTCGGTTCATGTCGGTTTTTCCAAAAGGCCGATCTACGAAACGGTCGCGCAATCTCAGAAGAAAATTAGGCTCTTCATTCTCCTCGCCCTCTGCGTCGGTCTGTTGGGAGCGTGGCTGCTGGCCTATGTGATCGTAAAACCGATCCGCCGGCTGGTTCAAGGGGTGAAGGCGATCACAGAGGGAGATTTCCCCCAGATTCAAATGAAGTCGAATGATGAGATCGGCCTTTTGGTTTCAAACTTCAATGAAATGTCGAGAAACCTCCGGGAAAAAGAGTTGATCAAGCGGGCTTTCACCCAATATGTCTCGGAAAACATTTTGGAGTCCTTCCTGCAAAACCCAAAAACCTTGCAATTGGGCGGGACACGGACCGAAGCAACGATCCTCTTTACCGACGTTCGCAATTTCACCGCCCTGGCGGAACAGTTGGAGCCTTCCGAAGTGGTCCATATTCTGAACGACTATTTTGCAGCGGTGGTCGAGGTGGTTCAAAAATTTGAAGGAACATTGGATAAGTTCATGGGCGATGCGGTGATGGCCGTTTTTGGAACGCCGGTCCGCCATGAGAACGACGAGGAACGGGCTGTTCGCGCCGCAATCGAGATGAACGAGCGGTTCCAATTGCTCAAGCAAAAATGGATCCGGGAAGGTTATCCCGAGATCGAAATCGGGATAGGAATCAATACCGGCGAGGTGATTGCCGGGAATGTCGGCACGTTGCAGCGGCTCGCTTATACCGTCATCGGCAACAGCGTCAACATGGCGGCGAGAATCGAAAAGCTGAACAAGCGTTATCATACCCAGATCTTGATTTCTGCGAGCACCTACAAACGTCTTGAATCCATTCTCGATGCGATCCCCCTTCCCCCGACACGGGTTCGTGGAAAATCCGAAGAGATTCAAGTCTATGTCGTTGTCGGATTCCGGACCGATTCCCTCTTTCGAAAAAACGTTGAATTCGGCACCGAACAGTACAAACTCATCTAATCAACATGAGGTCTTGTTTGAGAGCTTTTTTCCTTTGTGTCCTTTTGGGGGCGACTCTGTCTACTTCTTGCGCTCATCTCTCTCCTAAAGAAACAGATTTGCAAGCGGTCGATCCGGCTCCGAAGTCTGCGGAACCTTCCGAGCCGGTCAAGGCAAATCCGCGTCTGGAAGCGGGCGAACAACTCTTGAAGCAAGGGAAGCATAAAGAAGCGATCGTCGAGTTCGAGGCGGCCCTCAAGGCCGATCCTTCAAGCCAGCCGGCGGCTCTGGGTCTCAGATCGGCGCAGAAAAAAATGAAAGAGGAGCGCGAAAAAACCGTCCAGAATTTGATTCAGTTCAATGAGAACGGCCTCCAATTCTACAATCGAGAGGAGTACCTGAGGGCCGGTCTGGCTTGGAAGGAGGCGCTCGAGTTGTTCCGTTCCCAGAATGATCCGACGATGGAACGCGAACTCCCATTTCGAATCGACGAGATCACCACGCATCTGGATCAACTGATCCGTATTCTTGTCGACAAAGGGATTCTTCTCTACCGTCAAGGAGAGCTGCAAAATGCCGTCTACGCCTGGCAGGATGTCTTGATCGTTGAACCTGAACATGCGGAAGCAAAGGACTATATTCATAAAGCCCGGGTCAAAATGGAAACTCTTGAGACGTTCTCTTCCCCCCCTTCCTCGCCTTGACACCCTTCTTCCGACTTTTGTATATTAGAAATATGGAGGAAGGAAAACGGATGAACCCAAACGATGAAGAACCATTTGAAAATGAACGTCTTCAGGGGTTGGTGAAAGAGTTGACCGAGAAGATCAGTCATCTCTTTGCAGAGAACGATCAGATCAAGAAAATCCTTGAGAATATCGAAAAAGAGGGCTATCAGGTCGATCTGGTGGTCGCTTCCCTCAGTCGTCTCCTATCCGATCAAGATGAGCCTGACATCGAAGGAATCGAAGATGAAGAAATCGAAGAGGTTCCCTACGAGTTGAACCCCTTCGACTATGCCTTTCTTCAGGCGATCAAGGTCAAGCCGTAACATTTCAAACAATAACTATTGACAATCTGTACTTCGTTTTGTTACTTTCTGCCTCATTGCCGAGATAGCTCAGTCGGTAGAGCAGAGGCCTGAAAAGCCTCGTGTCCGCAGTTCGATTCTGCGTCTCGGCACCAATTCTTTCAAGCACTGACAATTAGCTTTAGCTTCAACTTCAACTCTCACCGACCGACCCTATTTCTACCACTTACAAATTTATGACTTTCCAAGGCCAGGGCGGCGAGTTCTCTGCCGCCCGGCTATGGGAGAGCCTTGAAGGGATATCCCGCTACCTGAACCTCGCCAAGCCTATCCGCCTCCAAACCAAAACCTCTAAACGATCCTCATGATCCGATCATGACCAGTCCGGTTGTCGGTAGTCCACGGCTACCGGCTGCCCGCCTGTTGACGGCGATTGCAGGACGGCCGTAGGAATGCTCGATATTTTCGCTTGATAGTTCTCTCCCCCCCGCTTTATCATTAATAGAGAAGATGCAAAAGAGGTGACCATGCGAAAATTCGTCCTTCTGGTGGTGGCGGCGCTGATTTCGGTCGGTTGTGGAGATGGAGGAGGCGGTGGAAGACTGGAGGGGGTCGGACCGGGTGAACCCCAAATAACGTCGTCCCCTCCTTCGGCTCCAACCCAAAATGCAAAGATCGAACTCAAAGGCGAGATTAACCGAAGATTCAATTCACTGGGAAACTTGGATTATCTTGGAGAGCTGATCAACAAAGGCGAGGACCCTGCGTGCCTCGTCAAAATCGTCATCGACTCGGAAAATGCCTCCGGCGAATTGATCGATTCCAATTTTACCTATGTTCATGGTTCGACCCTTTCGATCCATTCTGCTGAAACCGATTCCTGTTTGGGACCTGGAGAGGTCGGCGGGTTTCAGATCAACACATCTCTCGAATCGATTCCCGCGTCGGCTTCTGTCGTCATTAGTTGGGATGTCGATACGGCGTCGGTCCCGAGGGTCCCTTCTTTACAGGTCATGCTCGTCGGATCTGTCACTGAAACGATCGACTTTTTTGGTGAGGTAACCCTTCGGGGGCTGATTAAGAATGACTCGGTTTACCCTTTAATCTCCGTTAAAATAAGTTTTGTCGCGGTAAAGGACGGGCTTGTGGTAGGGACTTACTCTGCCTCCGTAAAAGGCTCCAGCTGCGACGCAACCAACACCTGTCTCTTGCCGGGGGGATCAGGATTGTTCGAAGCCGGCTTAAATCTGCCGCCATCCGAATTAGACGGCTATTATTATAAAATAAATTATAGTATCGCTGAATAAAGAGGAGGCAAATGAACCGAAGAAGATGGTTTTCGGAAGGTGAAACGCTCGGTTTTGGGCTGACAAGGAGCTACTTATCGTTCGGATCTTTTGGAGGCTTACAGGCAATCGCCGCAATGAAGAGAACAAATATTCCCGCCAGCGCCAACACTAGGTTTCCCATCAATACACCCCCTGCCGTTGTTTATCCGCCTTGGAAACCCATGGTCCGCTTTCCCTCACGATGTGAGCAGAAGTGATACGCATTTTTCATTCGAACATTCCCCGCGGCGGTGAGCTTCAACCTTGTCTGCTACCTTATCTCACAAGGGTGGATCATATCAATCAAAAAGATATCTTTACAAATCGATTGGATACTTGTAATAGTTTACCTTTTAATATAAAATGTTTTACTATATAGTATGTTCTTTCCTACCTCTTTACTTCCTTGAAAGGAGAATCTATGTTCAGGAGAGTGACTATCTTCGCTCTGGTAATTTTGCTGCTTCCAGGAATGACGGTCCTGGCTGCGCCAAAAGACAGCCCTGATGCCGGAATAAAGCTACTGGAGGATTTCCAGAATATATTCATCAGCCTTGCAGATCGGGTGAAACCGACGGTGGTGAATATCGCGCCTCAAACAGGGGGCCCGCATCCGTCCCAACCCGATGAAGGGCCGCGGGAATCTCCACGTGCGCCTGAAGCTCCTCCCGGCTCCGGATCGGGCGTGATTGTCGATAAACGGGGATTTATCGTAACAAATAATCATGTCGTGGGGGATGCAGACGAAGTCGAGGTCCGGCTCTCCGATAAGACCAAATTTACGGGGAAGGTGGTCGGAAAAGATCCCGATACCGATCTTGCCCTGATCAAGATCGAAGCGACAAAGGATCTCCCTTTTGCCACGATGGGCGACTCCACCAAAATCAAGGTGGGACAATGGGTGATCGCCGTTGGAAATCCCTTCGGATTGGATCGCACGGTGACGGTCGGCGTGGTGAGCGCGCTCGGAAGAGAAAATGTCAACCTCTCCCGGTATGAGGACTTCATCCAGACCGACGCGTCGATTAATCCGGGCAACTCGGGCGGACCGTTGTTCAATATCCGCGGCGAGGTCATCGGAATCAACACCGCCATCATCAATTTCGCCCAGGGAATCGGATTCGCCATTCCATCGAACATGGTCGAAGCGATTACAGCGCAGTTGATGGAGAAGGGAAAAGTAACGCGCGGCTGGCTGGGCGTCGGGATCCAACCCCTCACCCCGGAGCTGGCGAGCAAGTTCGGCGTGAAAGAGAACGAAGGAGTTCTGGTGAACGAAGTTTTCGATGGAGACCCCGCGAGCAGAGCCGGAATTCTGCCGGGCGATATCATCCTGAAGGTGGAAGAATTGCCCGTGGATACACCGAATTCGTTGGCGCGCGTGATTGCCAGCCTCATCCCGGGGAAAAAGGCCAACATCGAAATCATGCGGGACGGAAAGAAGAAGACCATCGTGATCGAGTTGGTCGAGCGAAAAGACGAGGCGGTGACGGCGGCCATTCCGAGACGTCCCGAAGTCTTTCTTGGATTGAATGTTCAAGATCTTACCCCGGAAATCGCCGAGCGCTTCAAGCTTAAAGAAGAAAAAGGGGTCATCGTCACGAAGGTCGAACCCGGAAGCGCCGCGGAAGCGGAAGGTCTGAAAGAAGGGGACCTGATCAAGGAAGTGAATCGCGAAAAGGTCGACAGCACGGACGAGTTTAAGAAAATCATGGAAAAGACCAAAAAGACGGAAGCGGTTCTCCTTCGAATCAGCCGGGAGAATCGGGCATTCTTTATCGTCTTAAAGCCGGGCGATAAATAAAAGGCGCACGTTTTAACGAAAACGGCCCTCCCCTTTTGGGAGGGCCGTTTTCGTTTCCGTTCCTACTCGTTTCATCGAAGGAGTGCCGGGGCTACTGATCGGCGGAGGGAGCGGATGGTCTGCGGTCCGATTTTCTCCGGTTGAATTCGGTTAAATTGACCGGCAGATGGATGGTCATGGTCGTTCCTTTTCCGAGTTCCGATCGGACATCGATGCTGCCGCTGTGTTCTTCAATGATATGATGGCACATCATCAGGCCGAGGCCGGTTCCTTCGTTTTGTTTCGTCGTAAAGAAAGGGTTGAAGAGCTTTTGAAGGTTTTCTTCGGTGATGCCGACGCCGGTGTCTTCAACCGCCACATGGAAGAACGCGTGATGCTTTTTATCGAAGTCGGCGGACGTTTTTATCCGGATGTAGCCCTCCTGGGTCGCCTGGATGGCATTCAGAAAGATATTTAAAAAAACCTGTCGGATCTTTTCCCGGTCGACATAACAGAGGGGAAGATCGGGCTCGAAATCCTGCCGAATCGTGAGCCCTTTCTTTTTCGCTTCATTATCAATGAAGGTAATGGTTTCGTAAAGAAGATCGTTGATATTCACCCCGTTCAATTTCAACCCCTCTTCCTCGGGGGTTTTCGAATAATGAAGAAGCTGGCTGATGAGCATCTGAATCCGATGGGTTTCGCCCACCGCGACGGCGTAAAACTTATCCCAAAACTCCTCGTCTTTCATTTCTTCGTCATATTTTTTAGGGATCATCTGTAGAAACGTATTAATGGCGACCAAGGGGTTGTTGATTTCGTGCGCCATGCCGGCCGCCAGGATTCCGATCGCCGTCAGCCGATTCGCTTGAGCCATCTTTTTGAATGTTTCTATTTTTTCGGCATGAAGACGGTCCCGCTCCTTCACCAGATAGTAGCGCTCGACCCCCTGCTTCAGAGTCTGTTTTAATTCCTCTTCATTGTAGGGTTTGGTGATGTATCGGTGCACTTTTCCCCGGTTGATCGCGTCGATCACCAGTTCTATTTCGGTATAAGCGGTGATCAGCATTCGAATGAGGTTGGGCCTCTTCACCGAAATACGCCGGAGCAATTCGATGCCGGTCATGTCCGGCATGCGTTGATCCGAAACGATCAATGCCAACTCGGGATGCCCTTCGATGAACTCGAGCGCGGCCTCACCGCTTCCGGCCGTATGGATTGTAAATTCTTTTTTGAAAAGATTTTTGAAGGTGACGAGGGCCATCTCTTCGTCGTCGACAAAGAGAATCGGATAGTCTTTATATCGGAGCGCTTCCGGCATAGAGCCCTTTCCCCGCTTTTTCCGTCGGGACGCCGGGTTGCGTCAGCGGAAGAGAAATGACCACCTCCGTTCCCGAACCGACTTTGCTCTTCACGTCGATCTTTCCGTGGTGGTTTTCGATAATCTTGTAGGTGATGGTCATCCCCAATCCCGTTCCCTTGCCGACCTCTTTGGTGGTAAAAAACGGATCGAAGACGCGAGGAATGTCCTTCTCGGAAATGCCGGATCCGGTATCCCGGACGGAGATCCGAACGCGCTCCCCTTCCTGCTCCGTTTTGATGAAGATCTCTCCTCGATCGGGAATCGACTGAACCGCGTTCTGGAGGACATTCATGAAAGCCTGGTTGATTTGTCCCGGAATCGCCTCCACCGAGGATATTCTTCCATATTCCCGGCGGATCGTAATTCGATGGGCGATCTCGTGTTGAAAGAGTTGAAGGGTGGATTCAAGCCCTTCGTGAAGATCGAAGGGCTTCAGAACCTCTTCATCCTTTCTGACGAACGTTTTTAAGTTTTTAATAATATTCTCGGTGCGGTCGAGCCCGTTCTTGATCACTTGAACGGAGATATCGATATCCTCGAACAGCTCGGTCATTTCAACGGGACTCAGCCGATCCGCGGCCTTGATCTGTTCCAGGGAGCGCCGGACGATGGCAAGGCTCCCCTTGGCGAAGCTGACCGGGTTGTTGATTTCATGGGCCACCCCCGCCACCAAAAGGCCCAAGGCCGCCATTTTCTCCGATTGGACCAACTGGCTCTGCGTTTCCTTGAGCGCTTGCAGCGTCTCTTCCAATTGATGATTCCGAACCTGAATCTCACGCTCTAACTTTCTGAGGTTGATCAGGGAGCGAACGCGGGCGCGCAGTTCTTGCGAGTTGAAGGGCTTCGTGAGATAGTCGTCCGCGCCGTGTTCCAACCCTTCTATCTTTGTCGTAATGCCGGTTTTTGCCGTGAGGAGAATGATCGGAATGTGGCAGGTGCGCGGCTCTTCTTTGATTTCGCGGCAAAGCTGGTGGCCGTCTTTATACGGCATCATCACATCCGAGATCACCAGGTCGGGGATCTCGGATGTGGCCCGCTCGACCCCTTCTTGTCCATCCTTGGCGAAGAGAAGTTGGTATTCGTCTTTCAATTGCGATGCGATATAACCGAGCATGTTCGGATTGTCTTCGACCAGGAGGAGGCGATGCCGGCCGTCTGTAAAGTTTGTCTCTTCCGGAAGAGGGGCCGTTTCCTGTACGATGCCTGCCGTGGCGTAATCCGCCTGGGTTTCGAGAGTTTTCGTCCAATCCTCTTCCCTTCTCTTTTCGGGAACCGAAACGATCTCGGTCCGCCG is part of the Candidatus Manganitrophus noduliformans genome and harbors:
- a CDS encoding tetratricopeptide repeat protein; this encodes MQAVDPAPKSAEPSEPVKANPRLEAGEQLLKQGKHKEAIVEFEAALKADPSSQPAALGLRSAQKKMKEEREKTVQNLIQFNENGLQFYNREEYLRAGLAWKEALELFRSQNDPTMERELPFRIDEITTHLDQLIRILVDKGILLYRQGELQNAVYAWQDVLIVEPEHAEAKDYIHKARVKMETLETFSSPPSSP
- a CDS encoding DegQ family serine endoprotease, with the translated sequence MFRRVTIFALVILLLPGMTVLAAPKDSPDAGIKLLEDFQNIFISLADRVKPTVVNIAPQTGGPHPSQPDEGPRESPRAPEAPPGSGSGVIVDKRGFIVTNNHVVGDADEVEVRLSDKTKFTGKVVGKDPDTDLALIKIEATKDLPFATMGDSTKIKVGQWVIAVGNPFGLDRTVTVGVVSALGRENVNLSRYEDFIQTDASINPGNSGGPLFNIRGEVIGINTAIINFAQGIGFAIPSNMVEAITAQLMEKGKVTRGWLGVGIQPLTPELASKFGVKENEGVLVNEVFDGDPASRAGILPGDIILKVEELPVDTPNSLARVIASLIPGKKANIEIMRDGKKKTIVIELVERKDEAVTAAIPRRPEVFLGLNVQDLTPEIAERFKLKEEKGVIVTKVEPGSAAEAEGLKEGDLIKEVNREKVDSTDEFKKIMEKTKKTEAVLLRISRENRAFFIVLKPGDK
- a CDS encoding adenylate/guanylate cyclase domain-containing protein, whose product is MILKKFNLKIKFSLLIGALLGLTLSLSYLITSRLMTESLTEEVTLRAASIAQGIAQYSQEAILTRDRLALETMISEASKDPAILYIFIVDVKQNILAHTDMTQQGRTYSPSVGGGQRQLMGGVELLTSHDLDGRERLDVITPILFAGQQVIGSVHVGFSKRPIYETVAQSQKKIRLFILLALCVGLLGAWLLAYVIVKPIRRLVQGVKAITEGDFPQIQMKSNDEIGLLVSNFNEMSRNLREKELIKRAFTQYVSENILESFLQNPKTLQLGGTRTEATILFTDVRNFTALAEQLEPSEVVHILNDYFAAVVEVVQKFEGTLDKFMGDAVMAVFGTPVRHENDEERAVRAAIEMNERFQLLKQKWIREGYPEIEIGIGINTGEVIAGNVGTLQRLAYTVIGNSVNMAARIEKLNKRYHTQILISASTYKRLESILDAIPLPPTRVRGKSEEIQVYVVVGFRTDSLFRKNVEFGTEQYKLI
- the lepA gene encoding translation elongation factor 4, which translates into the protein MGSKINIILKFIVLGKCDLQEYIRNFSIIAHIDHGKSTLADRLLEKTGAVTPREFKDQLLDDMDLERERGITIKAHAVRLKYRADDGHDYLFHLIDTPGHVDFTYEVSRSLAACEGALLVVDATQGVEAQTIANAYLAIDNNLEIIPVINKIDLPSADVEKTKQQIEDILGLDASEAILASAKEGKGIKEILEAVIRRVPPPSGKADAPLRALIFDSWFDNYQGAVVLVKVVDGTIRKGSQIKLMSNGIEHEVLSLGVFTPKAEEATSLSVGEVGCVISGIRNVSETKIGDTITDAKRPAAEAIPGYKEVKPMVFCGLYTIDTDRYEDLRDALEKLRLNDSSFKYEPETSLALGFGFRCGFLGLLHMEIIKERLEREYRLSLISTAPTVVYRVTTVKGKVLHIDNPAKLPAPNLIAGFEEPFIEGVIITKDEFLGSIMKLSQDRRGTQKDMKYLDVGRVMVKYELPLNEVILDFYDRLKSLSKGYASLDYEFIGYREADLVKVDIMLNGETVDALSFIAAKDKSQVRARQLAEKMKELIPKQMFEVAIQAAIGSKIIARETVSAMKKNVTAKCYGGDITRKRKLWEKQKEGKKRMKQVGRVEIPQEAFLAVLKVQD
- the lepB gene encoding signal peptidase I; this translates as MPEENKLKSTIREYAETLVIAIILALVIRTFVVQAFKIPSGSMIPTLNIGDHILVNKFIYGVRLPFTDVTLIPIREPHRGDIIVFRFPKDESKDFIKRVVGLPGDTIEVKNKELYLNGQKQEESYAIHEDDNPAHSVPDRDNFGPVSVPKDSYFVMGDNRDHSLDSRFWGFVDFSKIKGQAFIIYWSWDGEASWVRWNRIGKLIH
- a CDS encoding ATP-binding protein, which gives rise to MPEALRYKDYPILFVDDEEMALVTFKNLFKKEFTIHTAGSGEAALEFIEGHPELALIVSDQRMPDMTGIELLRRISVKRPNLIRMLITAYTEIELVIDAINRGKVHRYITKPYNEEELKQTLKQGVERYYLVKERDRLHAEKIETFKKMAQANRLTAIGILAAGMAHEINNPLVAINTFLQMIPKKYDEEMKDEEFWDKFYAVAVGETHRIQMLISQLLHYSKTPEEEGLKLNGVNINDLLYETITFIDNEAKKKGLTIRQDFEPDLPLCYVDREKIRQVFLNIFLNAIQATQEGYIRIKTSADFDKKHHAFFHVAVEDTGVGITEENLQKLFNPFFTTKQNEGTGLGLMMCHHIIEEHSGSIDVRSELGKGTTMTIHLPVNLTEFNRRKSDRRPSAPSADQ